The following proteins are encoded in a genomic region of Dyadobacter sp. UC 10:
- a CDS encoding DUF779 domain-containing protein codes for MGTARVLITPEAEKIVDQLRDSNGPLMFHQSGGCCDGSQPMCFPKGEFRTSESDVMLGEIAGCEFYMSRDQFEYWKHTQLTIDVTSGRGSSFSLEIPLGIRFITKSRLYTAEEERGLAAIGE; via the coding sequence ATGGGCACGGCCAGAGTATTGATCACACCGGAAGCTGAAAAAATTGTGGACCAGCTTCGGGATAGCAACGGCCCGCTGATGTTCCACCAGAGCGGAGGATGTTGTGACGGATCGCAACCAATGTGCTTTCCGAAAGGAGAATTCAGGACTTCGGAAAGTGACGTGATGCTGGGTGAAATCGCCGGCTGCGAATTCTATATGAGCCGCGATCAGTTTGAATACTGGAAGCATACCCAGCTCACCATCGACGTGACAAGTGGCCGCGGGTCCAGTTTTTCTCTCGAAATTCCGCTGGGAATTCGGTTTATTACCAAATCCCGGCTATACACCGCGGAAGAAGAGAGGGGGCTGGCGGCCATCGGGGAATAG
- a CDS encoding DEAD/DEAH box helicase encodes MNFDEFELHEDVINAVESMNYKQATPIQEQAIPYILDGKDLLACAQTGTGKTAAYLIPILDKVAHESNVHTGALILVPTRELAVQIDQQIQGLGYFVGATSIAVYGGNKGPEWDQQKKALTQGADIIIATPGRLIAHLQLGYVNFSDIKHLVLDEADRMLDMGFLGDILKIMSFLPAKRQTLMFSATMPSKINELAKRILQNPEEIRLAVSRPADRIDQQFYLASDEQKLPLLLHLLSQVQSTSMVLFTSRKSTVEPIVRSLRKLGMDAHGISSDSEQADREIVLRNFKNRQFPVLVATDVLSRGIDIDNLSHVVNYDVPRDPEDYVHRIGRTARAESKGTAITFINEQDQKYVLKIERLFEKELEKKSVTKELGLGEAPLFEPKRFKVPGRKRPSGSKESSRPGGGQKRRKPKKEFKNPSQA; translated from the coding sequence TTGAATTTCGACGAATTTGAACTCCACGAAGACGTAATCAACGCCGTGGAATCTATGAACTACAAGCAGGCGACCCCCATTCAGGAGCAGGCAATTCCCTACATACTTGACGGCAAAGACCTGCTGGCCTGCGCACAAACAGGCACCGGCAAAACAGCTGCATATCTCATTCCTATTTTAGACAAAGTTGCCCACGAATCCAATGTGCACACAGGCGCATTGATCCTGGTACCAACCCGCGAACTGGCTGTTCAGATCGATCAGCAGATCCAGGGACTGGGCTATTTCGTAGGCGCGACCAGCATTGCTGTTTACGGTGGAAACAAGGGTCCGGAGTGGGACCAGCAGAAAAAGGCATTGACCCAGGGCGCCGACATTATCATTGCTACCCCGGGCAGGCTGATCGCACATTTGCAGCTCGGTTATGTGAATTTCAGTGACATCAAGCATTTGGTGCTCGATGAAGCAGACCGGATGCTCGATATGGGTTTTCTGGGAGATATCCTTAAAATAATGAGCTTTCTGCCAGCTAAAAGACAAACGTTGATGTTTTCGGCTACCATGCCGTCCAAGATCAATGAGCTGGCCAAAAGAATCCTGCAAAATCCTGAGGAAATCCGGCTCGCAGTTTCGCGTCCGGCTGATCGCATCGACCAGCAATTTTACCTGGCCAGCGATGAGCAGAAGTTACCGCTGCTGCTGCACCTGCTAAGTCAGGTTCAAAGTACGAGCATGGTGCTCTTCACTTCCCGCAAATCCACGGTTGAGCCGATTGTCCGTTCGCTGCGCAAATTGGGAATGGATGCGCATGGCATTTCGTCAGATTCAGAGCAGGCCGACCGGGAGATTGTGTTAAGAAATTTTAAGAACAGGCAGTTTCCGGTCCTGGTAGCCACAGACGTTTTGTCCCGCGGGATAGATATTGATAATTTAAGTCACGTGGTCAATTACGACGTTCCGCGCGATCCTGAAGATTACGTTCACCGTATAGGGCGTACGGCACGTGCCGAATCCAAAGGAACTGCGATTACCTTCATCAATGAGCAGGATCAGAAATATGTTCTGAAAATAGAGCGGCTTTTTGAAAAGGAATTGGAGAAGAAATCCGTTACCAAAGAGCTGGGCCTGGGCGAGGCGCCACTTTTCGAACCGAAACGTTTTAAGGTTCCCGGACGAAAAAGACCTTCCGGATCCAAGGAAAGTTCCAGGCCGGGCGGCGGGCAAAAACGACGCAAGCCTAAAAAAGAATTCAAAAACCCTTCTCAGGCATAA
- a CDS encoding DUF1361 domain-containing protein, giving the protein MDRLIDWIRNYKFSVSDPPIITMEGLFSLLLLLVLSLAAVFFHLIRIFFNAPVDFSMDWNLFLSWIPLLVAFFADSITKRFPEIPVTLLLISIAWLAFFPNAPYMITDLAHLTVDYQRDLTWHDTIMLFFYAEVSLFNGLVSLYWIHRAWRRVFYRGTANMMLVISLPLAGFGVYLGRVRRMNSWDIIHEPGLIITNLFESIMDRTALVFSLEIGLLLGVLYLVLWGIIRFRIRYNKKHQ; this is encoded by the coding sequence TTGGACCGTTTAATAGATTGGATAAGGAATTACAAGTTTAGCGTATCCGACCCGCCGATCATCACGATGGAGGGTTTGTTTTCGCTATTGCTATTGTTGGTGCTGAGTCTTGCCGCGGTTTTCTTCCATTTAATCAGGATATTCTTTAACGCTCCCGTCGACTTTTCGATGGACTGGAATTTGTTTCTGAGCTGGATCCCGCTACTGGTCGCTTTTTTTGCGGACAGTATTACAAAACGTTTCCCGGAAATTCCGGTAACACTGTTGCTGATCAGCATTGCCTGGCTGGCATTTTTCCCGAATGCGCCCTACATGATCACAGATCTGGCGCATTTAACCGTTGACTATCAAAGAGATCTGACCTGGCATGACACCATCATGCTTTTTTTCTACGCGGAGGTTAGTCTTTTTAACGGATTGGTCTCTCTTTACTGGATACACAGGGCGTGGAGGAGGGTTTTTTATAGAGGGACGGCTAATATGATGCTGGTAATCAGTCTTCCCCTTGCAGGGTTCGGCGTGTATCTGGGCAGGGTCAGAAGAATGAACAGCTGGGATATCATTCACGAACCGGGATTGATAATAACCAATCTGTTTGAAAGCATTATGGACAGGACCGCACTGGTTTTCAGCCTGGAAATCGGATTGTTACTGGGGGTTTTATATCTGGTTTTGTGGGGCATAATCCGTTTCCGTATTAGATACAACAAAAAACACCAGTGA
- a CDS encoding class I SAM-dependent methyltransferase, with protein MQISGNIKDSYSVQYDQASVAWRNTGAKYKALNIIELAKHIQFRNVLEVGAGEGSILKWLSEFNFCEDLNCVEISESGIALIKEKNIRHLNDVLLFDGYRIPYPDNHFDLVICSHVLEHVEHERILLREIKRVSRYQIFEVPIDFSFYVDRKVKHFLSYGHINIYTPALFRFLLSSENFQVKKDICHLYHEDVIKPLFKNNPTGLFLTRFKYGLLRLFPYLRGIKPSSYAVLTEKSEKQLSIF; from the coding sequence ATGCAAATCTCAGGAAACATAAAAGACTCTTATTCCGTTCAGTATGATCAGGCCTCAGTTGCCTGGCGTAATACAGGCGCCAAATATAAAGCGCTCAATATCATTGAGCTGGCAAAGCACATCCAGTTCAGGAATGTGCTTGAAGTGGGGGCGGGGGAGGGTAGTATCCTCAAGTGGTTATCGGAATTTAATTTTTGCGAAGATCTGAATTGCGTGGAGATTTCAGAAAGCGGCATTGCCCTGATCAAAGAAAAGAATATCAGGCATTTAAATGATGTGCTCCTTTTTGACGGATATCGGATTCCCTATCCTGACAATCATTTTGACCTCGTGATCTGCTCGCATGTATTGGAACACGTTGAGCATGAAAGGATTCTGCTGAGAGAGATCAAGCGGGTTTCCCGTTACCAGATCTTTGAGGTACCTATTGATTTTTCGTTCTATGTAGATAGAAAGGTCAAGCATTTTCTATCCTACGGCCATATTAATATTTACACGCCCGCACTTTTTCGATTTTTGCTTTCTTCTGAAAATTTTCAGGTGAAGAAGGATATCTGTCACTTGTATCATGAAGATGTGATCAAACCATTATTTAAGAACAACCCAACCGGGCTTTTTTTGACCAGGTTCAAATATGGCCTGCTCAGATTGTTTCCGTATCTGCGCGGCATCAAACCAAGCTCTTACGCCGTGCTGACCGAAAAATCTGAAAAACAGTTATCGATTTTCTAG